One window of the Babesia bovis T2Bo chromosome 2, whole genome shotgun sequence genome contains the following:
- a CDS encoding putative integral membrane protein, which yields MLVCPLLVVALGALWPLDWTHTKLDSLSPVIGHYHGTTWAMAEKVTQGDDTEEVVVVEGTTSDEVAKNKESQKGWKEKLSEWSAGYIILDKDGKLKWDMNPFIVVVIVAIGLMTGVGPVAIVVIVVVYFIVSICKWIINPKSWFGSSGSSLKKLNAKNVD from the coding sequence ATGTTGGTCTGTCCACTCCTAGTGGTAGCCCTAGGTgccctatggccactggactggaccCATACTAAACTGGACTCACTGAGCCCAGTGATTGGCCACTACCACGGTACCACATGGGCCATGGCAGAGAAGGTGACTCAAGGAGATGATACcgaggaagtagtggtagtggaaggCACTACTAGCGATGAAGTGGCAAAGAACAAGGAGAGCCAAAAGGGGTGGAAAGAGAAATTAAGTGAATGGTCTGCTGGTTATATTATACTGGACAAAGATGGAAAATTAAAGTGGGATATGAATCCATTTATAGTAGTGGTTATCGTTGCAATTGGATTGATGACCGGGGTGGGACCAGTGGCGATCGTGGTAATAGTGGTAGTGTATTTCATTGTTTCTATTTGTAAGTGGATAATAAATCCTAAGTCCTGGTTTGGGAGCTCTGGCAGCTCTTTGAAGAAGTTGAATGCTAAAAATGTGGATTAA
- a CDS encoding variant erythrocyte surface antigen-1 alpha subunit gives MGELMKMLCTEVIGTLIDHLALGLQKWVGWQEGDTCCLKGDSSGKSNGIGKNCERSGAGIGTDNCCSGGSGSHDCTKCGTSGGKKCYQSAYSKTTALWTTIVNGTTGRATTTNDPSKVHLLARIFLGTVCLIWSGLSQLGFLTGGSGGNNRWSQDGTLSEVGKGLGSFMAAMGYDLERLNGSSGPGKYCLG, from the exons ATGGGTGAACTAATGAAGATGTTG TgtaccgaggtcatagggacactgatagaccacttggcactgggactacagaagtgggttgggtggcaggaagGGGATACgtgttgtcttaaggggGATAGTAGTGGAAAGAGTAATGGGATAGGAAAGAATTGCGAACGTAGTGGTGCTGGGATTGGTACAGATAACTGTTGTTccggtggtagtggtagtcaTGACTGTACcaagtgtggtaccagtggtGGCAAGAAGTGCTACCAGTCGGCCTACAGCAAGACCACTGCTCTATGGACTACCATagtcaatggtaccactg GTAGAGCTACTACAACTAATGATCCCTctaaggtccacctcctggcccgtattttcctagggacagtatgtctcatctggagtggactcagtcagttggggttcctaactgGAGGGAGTGGTGGCAATAATAGGTGGAGCCAGGATGGAACACTGAGTGAGGTCGGAAAaggtctcggctcattcatggcggccatgggctatgacctggagaggttgaatgggaGTAGTGGTCCAGGTAAGTACTGCTTAGGGTAG
- a CDS encoding putative integral membrane protein → MLVYPVLVVALGALWPLDWTPTRLDSLSQVTGHYHGAAWAMAEKVTQGDDTEEVVVVEGTTSDEVAKNQESPKGWKQKLKEWAIEYAILNKDGNFEWNAYVIIFLLLFIMATTLGLPAVVVVIILYFIGCLFEKLFNPKSWSGWCGGATKNMNGTKLD, encoded by the coding sequence ATGTTGGTCTACCCAGTCCTAGTGGTAGCCCTGGGTgccctatggccactggactggacaccTACTAGACTGGATTCACTGAGCCAAGTGACTGGCCACTACCACGGTGCTGCATGGGCCATGGCAGAGAAGGTGACTCAAGGAGATGATACcgaggaagtagtggtagtggaaggTACTACTAGTGATGAAGTGGCAAAGAACCAGGAGAGTCCAAAGGGGTGGAAACAGAAACTAAAAGAATGGGCTATAGAATACGCTATACTGAACAAGGATGGTAATTTTGAATGGAATGCGTATGTAATAATATTCTTGCTGCTGTTCATAATGGCAACGACGTTAGGGTTGCCAGCGGTGGTCGTCGTAATAATACTATATTTCATTGGATGCCTGTTCGAGAAGTTATTTAACCCTAAATCTTGGTCAGGGTGGTGTGGAGGTGCTACAAAGAATATGAACGGGACAAAGCTGGATTAA
- a CDS encoding variant erythrocyte surface antigen-1 alpha subunit produces MLELPGWGFWHSGGECICGLAAAVTDLLQSVQLEYHGYQGEAKDKGPQKERVEGCLNEVFSLVQGLGGTAVVRTYIDQLAQVLSALVGWSKIDKCWQRHGGNNNNQHGNEPNCGYLTDVKANTPCKDCQCMKWSVTRPESEGTPLGRKCTRCSDSSGSDACNCSPGGGDSCTAEKCKCALAGKCCKCCCKSCNGCKENAKCSCMMDDSYHCRIYKDTYQSAYISYTSNKHFEKYGMAATWNALHKFTANFGSIRGNPTEKRSKCARILLGSVCLIWSGLTYMYWTGKYHSSSPRWNNHILDGTGLDDGTLSQWLQALGFPKAMLNDAGPGNRLDAVIWDGFRGMLYLGFPDTGSGSGHGWDTEGNTFRDPSSMNYAGYIHTLEKGAFCSNGNVFPKNANGATITEEQMHKCGALFKLYILSCAYFTGLQNKAPPKAGNTTPKTIREILYWLSALPYSPAYPEILKHGKDRLREVTQKPGDNGNEIPTLAFHQTGRNAPITVHEFNLFAHFQAVTQYCPLVLIGIQGGIHSTNRTTPAIHSLYANTECHFTYPTVSIQAYNQVVHYIRALFYQLYFLRKQCAVKVALGGKWRECRYGKDVVSKGVISWMCLGCDPMEHDRKWRVKEMGNKLNKLPLGSNGSDAKKIKDVLEAIGQVVVQLGNAQEALEGKDKEAINAVKTALEKAKGELEEAVKKVNGGLDVKLGEAKTALEALTNGGSGILGEVGEKLETATNGEYDPGKNKISESINKVREVLKELEKVIKELKKKEVDDANELLGVVMDPYVPEKELQNILQREVSHEYTILLSAIEKIISICTSPKCSACDQHSTKCGQKPTPSICKTCLQPTTTGVPSPLQAFLEDRLPGFSCKEVVDQDENPDYPSAASHLGHCNGSGQCCPLPMGFRGQFYSGSTSDSTGARLYGILYFFSNENMMQSCVYTLVRVTAALSATTPQVLGDVFGFFRGGIGEKERGKNKKNLVVPCDHTKDPSKKGDDDYFCGWCASGLRDEVKKIEWIPKEDNDGGKYRGSVGEALINIKGDKGDSVALKSSAATANTSLSRLTKNCQYLSPLTGELYTAVSATFGGTYLSWVLYLSDALHSGLESLSDAFKEIECRGCRDCDPNKCKKGVHGQGSGQCGCQSIVSCTGVLPVLYRYGFGYGNVEALHYSKGEFY; encoded by the exons ATGTTGGAGTTACCCGGGTGGGGTTTTTGGCATAGTGGGGGTG aatgtatatgtggcctggcggcggcagtgactgacctactgcagtcagtacaactggagtaccatg gctatcaaggtgaagCCAAGGACAAAGGCCCCCAAAAAGAGCGAGTAGAAGGTTGCCTCAACGAAGTattctccctagtccagggactaggtggtactgcagtggtccggacctatatagaccagctggcacaggtactcagtgcactcgttgggtggagtaagatagataAGTGTTGGCAAAGACATGGTGGTAACAATAACAATCAACATGGCAATGAACCGAATTGCGGATATTTAACAGATGTAAAAGCAAACACGCCATGCAAGGACTGTcaatgtatgaaatggagTGTGACCAGGCCGGAAAGCGAAGGAACACCACTGGGCAGGaagtgtacaaggtgtagtgatagtagtggtagtgatGCGTGTAACTGTAGTCCTGGTGGTGGTGACTCCTGTACTGCTGAGAAGTGTAAATGCGCTCTAGCAGGtaaatgctgcaagtgttgttgtaaaaGTTGTAATGGGTGTAAGGAAAACGCAAAGTGTAGTTGCATGATGGACGACAGCTATCACTGTCGCATATACAAGGATACATATCAGTCggcatatatatcatacacAAGTAACAAGCACTTCGAGAAGTACGGTATGGCAGCTACGTGGAATGCATTGCATAAATTTACTGCTAATTTCGGTAGTATAAGAGGCAATCCAACCGAGAAAAGATCCAAATGTGCCCGTATcctcctagggtcagtatgtctcatttggagtggccttacttatatgtattggactggaAAGTACCATTCCAGCAGCCCCCGGTGGAATaatcacatcctggatggtactggtctagatgatggtacactgtcacaatggcttcaggccctagggtttcctaaggCAATGTTGAATGACGCTGGCCCTGGAAATAGGTTGGATGCTgtcatatgggatgggtttaggggtatgttatatttgggattcccggatactggtagtggtagtggtcaTGGCTGGGACACTGAGGGTAATACATTTAGGGATCCATCTagtatgaactatgctggatatatacatactttAGAGAAgggtgcattttgcagcaacGGTAATGTCTTCCCTAAGAATGCTAATGGCGCCACAATTACTGAAGAACAGATGCACAAATGTGGTGCcctcttcaagctctacattctatcatgtgcctatttcaCTGGGTTACAGAACAAAGCTCCGCCGAAGGCGGGAAATACAACccccaagaccatccgggaaatcctctactggctaagtgcattgccctatagtccgGCGTACCCAGAGATACTGAAGCATGGTAAGGATAGGCTAAGAGAAGTGACACAGAAACCCGGAGACAATGGCAATGAGATACCAACACTCGCCTTTCACCAAACAGGCCGTAATGCTCCCATTACAGTACATGAATttaacctgtttgcccacttccaagctgtgacccagtactgcccactggtcctcatcggtatccagggtggtaTTCACAGTACTAACAGGACTACTCCTGCCATCCACTCCCTCTATGCCAACACGGAGTGTcacttcacctatcccactgtgtccattcaagcatacaaccaggtggtccactacattagggctctgttctaccaactctatttccttaggaagcaatgtgcagttaaAGTGGCTCTGGGAGGGAAGTGGCGtgaatgtaggtatggcaAGGATGTGGTGTCAAAGGGGGTaatcagctggatgtgcctggggtgtgaccccatggaacatgataggaaatggAGGGTAAAGGAGATGGGAAATAAACTTAATAAACTACCATTAGGATCGAATGGCAGTGATGCAAAGAAGATCAAGGATGTACTGGAGGCAATAGGtcaggtagtggtacaattgggtaatgcccaggaggcattggaagggaaggaTAAGGAGGCGATCAATGCGGTGAAGACGGCACTGGAGAAGGCTAAGGGGGAACTAGAGGAGGCGGTGAAGAAGGTGAATGGTGGGCTGGATGTGAAACTAGGGGAGGCTAAGACGGCACTAGAGGCGCTGACGaatggtggtagtggaatACTAGGGGAGGTAGGGGAGAAACTAGAGACGGCTACTAATGGTGAGTATGATCCCGGTAAGAACAAGATAAGTGAATCTATTAATAAGGTACGGGAGGTATTGAAGGAACTGGAAAAGGTGATCAAGGAgctgaagaagaaggaagTAGATGATGCCAACGAGCTGCTAGGTGTAGTTATGGATCCATATGTGCCTGAAAAGGAGCTACAAAATATCCTTCAAAGAGAAGTATCCCATGAGTACACAATACTCCTCTCAGCCATCGAAAAGATTATCTCCATCTGCacctctcccaagtgcagTGCATGTGACCAACACTCCACCAAGTGCGGCCAAAAGCCAACACCCAGTATCTGTAAGACCTGCCTCcaacccactaccactggtgtcccctcccccctccaggcattcctcgaggatcgGTTACCAGGGTTTAGTTGTAAAGAAGTGGTGGACCAAGACGAGAACCCAGACTATCCTTccgctgcatcccacttgggacactgtaatggttCCGGtcagtgctgcccattgccaatgggatTTAGAGGtcaattctatagtggcagCACCAGCGACAGCACTGGTGcacgcctttatggcatcctgtatttcttcagtaacgaaaacatgatgcagtcgtgtgtttatacactggtGAGGGTCACAGCAGCCCTTAGTGCCActacaccacaggtactgggtgatgtattcgggttctttagagGTGGTATTGGAGAGAAGGAAAGGGGAAAGAACAAGAAGAATTTGGTAGTGCCGTGTGATCACACTAAGGACCCATCTAAGAAAGGAGATGATgactacttttgcggctggtgtgcctctgggttacgggatgaagttaagaagatagagtggataccaaaggAAGACAATGATGGAGGGAAGTATAGAGGAAGTGTAGGAGAAGCActgataaatattaaagGCGATAAAGGGGATAGTGTTGCTCTAAAGTCCAGTGCTGCTACTGCCAATACCTCCCTCTCACGACTCACtaagaactgccagtacctctctcccctaaccggtgaactctatacgGCCGTGAGTGCCACATTCGGcggaacatacctctcatgggtgctatacctatcagatgcacttcattcaggactagagtcactaTCTGACGCATTCAAGgagattgaatgccggggctgtaGAGactgtgaccccaataagtgcaagaagggagtCCATGGACAGGGAAGtggacagtgtggatgccaatcaatcgtatcatgtactGGGGTACTACCAGTGCTGTACaggtatggctttgggtatggtaatgtagAGGCGTTGCATTACAGTAAGGGTGAGTTCTACTAG
- a CDS encoding putative integral membrane protein, whose amino-acid sequence MNTNTCTTIVLVLLWLYLCCQALGFLVSLIDAGNATTLPTTTILSTALLGLCLWQCRQAGYLVSPMTWYHWVLLVLLVLLQVLAVVIEYLGLQGMFSSSIGKEWAYPIYGVAVVILAILGGTLFCGWKCNLFCRPCCKSQYICYGSAIVVVLVVLIVLGVTVLLAMRGGGIGFHIGFDLSFATGGDTEKSIIQYLGNMAVPIMQCYSTAIIWNTTVKLPYTVPEVVALIASAVAVSSLLSLAVLGGTHLGGVQLSSKGYPFIAVHLLALGITLYCLEYKAIFPCPKLHLCFGILAVVLLLALVVVATQIATDGASDVDVVSYVLLGYSILLIIPTLWYAYRCGLLTWRWNSCLPKKKGLKATDTAENTVPETDIAKES is encoded by the coding sequence ATGAATACCAATACCTGTACTACCATAGTACTGGTCCTTCTATGGCTCTACTTGTGCTGCCAGGCACTGGGTTTCTTGGTGTCCCTGATAGACGCAGGCAACGCTACAACATTACCTACTACCACTATCCTATCTACCGCGCTGCTTGGTCTAtgtctatggcaatgcCGCCAAGCGGGTTACCTCGTATCCCCAATGACCTGGTACCATTGGGTACTACTGGTATTACTAGTATTACTACAAGTGCTGGCAGTGGTAATAGAATATCTGGGTCTACAGGGCATGTTTAGCTCAAGCATCGGTAAAGAATGGGCGTATCCCATCTACGGTGTTGCAGTGGTAATACTGGCTATACTGGGTGGTACCCTGTTTTGCGGCTGGAAGTGTAATCTATTCTGTAGACCATGTTGCAAGAGCCAGTACATTTGCTATGGTAGTGCAATAGTGGTAGTATTAGTGGTACTCATAGTACTGGGTGTAACAGTCTTGCTGGCAATGCGCGGTGGTGGCATTGGTTTCCACATCGGTTTTGACCTCAGTTTCGCCACAGGAGGAGATACCGAAAAGTCCATCATTCAATACCTTGGTAACATGGCGGTACCAATTATGCAGTGCTATTCCACAGCaattatatggaatactACAGTCAAGCTACCATATACAGTACCGGAAGTGGTTGCCCTGATAGCATCGGCGGTAGCAGTGTCCTCTTTGTTGTCAttggcagtactgggtGGTACCCATCTCGGTGGAGTACAACTCAGTTCTAAAGGATACCCTTTCATAGCAGTCCACCTACTTGCCCTAGGAATTACCTTATACTGCCTAGAATATAAGGCCATATTTCCATGTCCAAAGCTGCATCTGTGCTTCGGGATACTTGCTGTGGTGCTTCTGCTAGCTTTGGTAGTGGTAGCGACACAGATTGCTACCGATGGTGCGAGTGACGTTGATGTTGTTTCATATGTCCTCCTGGGCTACTCAATATTACTCATCATACCGACAttgtggtatgcataccgatGTGGTCTGCTTACATGGAGATGGAATTCATGTCTCCCCAAGAAAAAGGGTCTCAAGGCTACTGACACTGCTGAGAACACGGTACCAGAaactgatatcgcaaaggaATCATAG